The Natrinema sp. DC36 genome includes the window CCTCGAGTCGCTCGCGAAATCGATTTCGGACGCTGTCCGCGGAGCCGACGGCGATTTGATCACCCGTTTCGTCTCCTCGGTTCGGCGCGCGGGGTGGGGCGGTATCGAAACCCTTACTCTCCGGAGGCCGGTGCGAACACGTATGAGCGACGACGCCGTCAGTCCCGAGGAGGTCCGCCACGTCGCGGAGCTGGCTCGCGTCGACCTCGACGACGACGAGGTCGACCGGTTCGCCGGGCAGTTCGCGGACATCCTCGAGTACTTCGAAACCCTAGACGAGGTGCCGGAAGTCGATCGCGACGCCGATCTCGCGAACGTGATGCGACCGGACGAGGAACGTCCCTCGCTCGACAGCGAGGAGGCGCTCCGGAACGCGCCGGAGACCGAGGATGGCTACTTCAAGGGGCCCAACGTCTCGTAATCATGTCGGAGAATATTTTCATCACGGAAGAACGGATCGAGGGCGACGACGACGGCCCGCTGGCCGGCAAAACGGTCGCGGTCAAAGACAACATTTCGACGGCAGGCGTCCGGACGACCTGCGGCTCCCGGATGCTCGAGGAGTACGTCCCGCCCTACGACGCGACGGTCGTCTCCCGACTGAAGGAGGCCGGGGCGACCATCGTCGGCAAATCTAACATGGACGAGTTCGGGATGGGGACGACCACCGAGACCTCTCACTTCGGCGCGACGGACAACCCCGCCGCGCCGGGCCACGTTCCCGGTGGCTCCTCGGGCGGTTCGGCGGCCGCCGTCGCCGCCGGCGAGGCCGACCTCGCGCTGGGCTCCGACACCGGCGGCTCGGTCCGCTGCCCGGCCGCCTTCTGCGGCGTCGTCGGTATCAAGCCCACGTACGGGCTGGTCTCCCGATACGGCCTCGTCGCCTACGGCAACAGCTTAGAGCAGATCGGTCCCTTCGGCGAGACCGTCGAGGACGCCGCGGGGTTGCTCGACGTGATCGCCGGGAGCGACGAGCGGGATGCAACGACGCGTCCACCCCAACTCGAGGGCGAACGCTACGCCGACGCTGCGACCGGCGACGTCGACGGCCTCCGGATCGGCGTTCCGACGGAGCTGCTCGAGGGTGCCGACGAGGGCGTCGTCGAGACGTTCTGGGCGGCAGTGGGCGACCTCGAGGACCGCGGCGCGGAGTACCACGAGGTCAGCCTGCCCTCGGTCGAACACGCCGTCGAAGCCTACTACGTGATCGCGATGTCCGAGGCGTCGTCCAATCTCGCGCGCTTCGACGGCGTCCGCTACGGCCGTTCTGGCGGCTACGACGGGAACTGGAACGAGGCCTTCGCAGAAGCTCGTGAGGAAGGGTTCGGTGACGAGGTCAAGCGCCGGATCTTGCTGGGGACCTACGCGCTTTCGGCGGGCTACCACGACAAGTACTACAAGAAGGCCCAGGACGCTCGCGCGTGGGTCAAACGGGACTTCGACGAGGCCCTCTCGGAGGCCGACGTGCTCGCGAGTCCCACGATGCCGGTTCCACCGTTCGAACTCGGCGAGAGCCTGGACGACCCCCTCCAGTTGTATCTCGCCGACGCGAACACCGTTCCAGTGAACCTCGCCGACCTGCCCGCGATATCGGTTCCGGCGGGCGAGACCGACGGCCTCCCCGTCGGACTCCAGCTCATCGGTCCCGCGTTCGGCGAGGAGCAGTTGATTCGCGCCGCGAGCGCGCTCGCCTGAACGGACCGCGACGACCGCGACTCACTTCTCGCCCGATTCGGCCGCGTCTCTATCTTCGTCGACAGATACATTTTTATACAGTTCTGTCAATTAGGACCATACCGAACGGATCACTGCAGGAGACTCTCATGAAACTCTCACAGAACCAGGAAGTCGAATTCGACGAGTTCTCGAGAGCGTGCGACCTCGTCGAGGAGTACTTCGCCGACACCGTCGACGACGTCGCGTTACACGCTCCCGTCTCTCGCCGTCAGCTCATCGCCGTTCTCGCACGCGCACAGCTCTCCGGTCGCCAGCTCGCGGTCGACGGACTCACGGAGGAGGGAGAGGTCGTCTATCAGTCGAACGACGAAACGCTGCTCTGGCTCGACGGTGGGTTCTGGACGGACATGCGCGGGCAGCATCACCTGGCGCCCGACGAGGGTCGAGCCGCACGCGAGGTCCACCGGCGACTCATCGAAGCCCTCGACGGCGACGTCTCGTACTATAACCGCGAACGCGACCCCTTCGTTCTCATCGAACGGTTCGACCCCTACGAGTAGTCCCGCCGGCACCGCCGGTGGACGTCCGTTGACGGAACTCGAGCGGCGCTCCCTGCGATCGTTCGAGGGAACTATCTATCAGCACTGACCACTCTCACGCTCGAGACGACGGAACGCGTTCGTTCGAGATCGTTCCGTAGCCACCTCGAGCTCTCGATTGCCACGGCGTATTCATGTCGAGCCGTTATCTATCAGCGAAGGGTAATCAGGGTGTGCCCATCGCTCCGGACCCCGACGAGATATTCGAACGGGCAGTCGAGGAAGGCGAACGGCGACTCGATCAATCACTGCTCGAGCTGACGGCGACCAGCTTTATCGCGGGATTCACGATCGTCTTCGGTATCGCGACGCTCGGGGTCGTCGACGGACTGGTCGAACCCCGGTTCGGCGACGTTGCACATATCGCGGGAGCGCTGACCTTCGCCGTCGGCGTCGTCTTCCTGGTCGTCGGCCGAACGGAACTGTTCAACGAGAACTTCTTCGACCCGGCTGCGAAGGCGGTCGATGAGGACGGGTCCTGGCTGCTCGGCCCGCTCCTTCGACTGTGGACCGTCACCCTCGTCGTCAATCTCATCGGGGGGTTCCTCTTCGCGTTCGTCTTCGCCGTCGACGGCGTCCTCCCGTCGGGGTCGGCACACGCGCTGTCCCGGACCGCCGAAGGGATCGTCCACCGGCCGATGCGGGGGATGTTCGCGAGCGCCATCATCGGCGGCGCGCTCGTGAGCCTCCTCTCGTACCTCCTCGAGGCCGTCAACAGCGTCCGAAGCCGAATTACACTGGCGTACATCGTCGGGTTCCTGCTGGCTCTCGGCCCGTTCGATCACGTGATCGTCACCGCGATTCACGTGTTTTTCGGGTTCCTGTTCGATGCCGGTATCGGGTACTGGGCGCTGGCCGAGACGGTCGTCATCGCGACTGCGGGAAACTTCGTCGGCGGAATCGGTCTGGTCACGTTTACTCACATCGCGCAGGTGAAGGGTTCGAATGAGTGACGGGCCGAACCCGGACGAACCGTGGCGATCCGGGACACCGACCGCGGTATCGATCGCCGACGGAATACGCGACAGCCGGCGCTGCGCAGTCGAGAGGTGTGCGGAAATGACGGCACAGCGAGTTCCGTCTCTCGAGACCGGTCGATCGACGGCCGACTACTCCTCGTACGCGAGGTTCATGATCCACTGCGAGAAGGCGTCGCTGTTGGGGTCGACCTCCTCCTCGCCGATAAAGGGCGAGAGCATGTCGCCGGCCATCAGGAGCGTGAAATCGAGGTCTCGAGCGGTCGGTGAGACGTAGTAGGTGTTGTGGCCGTCGTACACGGTTTCCTCGCGGTCGACGAGCTCTTTCTCGACGAGCGACTCGACGATTCGGCTGCCTTTGCGCGAGGAGACGTCCAGTTCCTTCCAGAAGTCGCTCTGGTGGATGCCGCCGGACTCGCGGACGAGCTCGAGCCCGGCCCGCTCGTCCTCGGAGAGTTCGGCTTCGGCCGCGGTAACGCTCACGGTGACCACCTCGCCGTGTGCGTCGCTACAGGCAGGAGTGCGTCCATACCCATACGAGATGGAGCGAGCCGCTTAAATGTGCCCTTCCCCGTCGAGCGCAGAGTCCTCGTCGGTCTCGTGGCCCCCGTGTTCGGGATCGGTCGCACCGTCGCTGGCTCCGACGGATACGTCGTCGTAGCTCGTTCGACACGGCGGCCCCGGTGCGAAGGCGTATCGGCCCGTCTCCGGACCGAGCGCGATCAGCGACGACGATCGCGTCCCGAACCCGTTTCGATGGATACAGACGCCGTACTCGTGGTCACCGAGCACGTCACCCGCCCGCTCGAGCCACTCCGCAGCGGTCTCTCCGGGCTCGGCCGCGAGCGCCTCTCGCACTGCGTTCGCGTTCGCCGCCTGCTCTCG containing:
- the gatC gene encoding Asp-tRNA(Asn)/Glu-tRNA(Gln) amidotransferase subunit GatC; amino-acid sequence: MSDDAVSPEEVRHVAELARVDLDDDEVDRFAGQFADILEYFETLDEVPEVDRDADLANVMRPDEERPSLDSEEALRNAPETEDGYFKGPNVS
- the gatA gene encoding Asp-tRNA(Asn)/Glu-tRNA(Gln) amidotransferase subunit GatA, with translation MSENIFITEERIEGDDDGPLAGKTVAVKDNISTAGVRTTCGSRMLEEYVPPYDATVVSRLKEAGATIVGKSNMDEFGMGTTTETSHFGATDNPAAPGHVPGGSSGGSAAAVAAGEADLALGSDTGGSVRCPAAFCGVVGIKPTYGLVSRYGLVAYGNSLEQIGPFGETVEDAAGLLDVIAGSDERDATTRPPQLEGERYADAATGDVDGLRIGVPTELLEGADEGVVETFWAAVGDLEDRGAEYHEVSLPSVEHAVEAYYVIAMSEASSNLARFDGVRYGRSGGYDGNWNEAFAEAREEGFGDEVKRRILLGTYALSAGYHDKYYKKAQDARAWVKRDFDEALSEADVLASPTMPVPPFELGESLDDPLQLYLADANTVPVNLADLPAISVPAGETDGLPVGLQLIGPAFGEEQLIRAASALA
- a CDS encoding formate/nitrite transporter family protein, producing the protein MPIAPDPDEIFERAVEEGERRLDQSLLELTATSFIAGFTIVFGIATLGVVDGLVEPRFGDVAHIAGALTFAVGVVFLVVGRTELFNENFFDPAAKAVDEDGSWLLGPLLRLWTVTLVVNLIGGFLFAFVFAVDGVLPSGSAHALSRTAEGIVHRPMRGMFASAIIGGALVSLLSYLLEAVNSVRSRITLAYIVGFLLALGPFDHVIVTAIHVFFGFLFDAGIGYWALAETVVIATAGNFVGGIGLVTFTHIAQVKGSNE
- a CDS encoding MarR family transcriptional regulator encodes the protein MSVTAAEAELSEDERAGLELVRESGGIHQSDFWKELDVSSRKGSRIVESLVEKELVDREETVYDGHNTYYVSPTARDLDFTLLMAGDMLSPFIGEEEVDPNSDAFSQWIMNLAYEE